Proteins encoded in a region of the Odocoileus virginianus isolate 20LAN1187 ecotype Illinois chromosome 9, Ovbor_1.2, whole genome shotgun sequence genome:
- the PARD6B gene encoding partitioning defective 6 homolog beta has translation MNRGHRHGAGSGCLGTMEVKSKFGAEFRRFSLERSKPGKFEEFYGLLQHVHKIPNVDVLVGYADIHGDLLPINNDDNYHKAVSTANPLLRIFIQKKEEADYSAFGTDTLIKKKNVLTNVLRPDNHRKKPHIVISLPQDFRPVSSIIDVDILPETHRRVRLYKYGTEKPLGFYIRDGASVRVTPHGLEKVPGIFISRLVPGGLAQSTGLLAVNDEVLEVNGIEVSGKSLDQVTDMMIANSRNLIITVRPANQRNNVVRNSRTSGSSGQSTDNSLPSCAPPPEPSLELGEEDSDDDDIVIEDSGEPRQIPRAAPSAESLESLTQVELSFESGQNGFIPANEVSLPPVASGARTEFETSAPDQKLLEEDGTVITL, from the exons ATGAACCGCGGCCACCGGCACGGGGCGGGCAGCGGCTGCCTGGGCACCATGGAGGTGAAGAGCAAG TTTGGAGCTGAATTTCGTCGGTTTTCACTGGAAAGATCAAAACCTGGAAAGTTTGAGGAGTTTTATGGATTACTGCAACATGTTCATAAAATACCCAATGTTGACGTTTTAGTAGGCTATGCAGACATCCACGGCGATTTACTACCTATAAATAATGACGACAATTATCACAAAGCCGTTTCAACGGCCAACCCACTGCTGAGGATCTTTATACAGAAAAAGG AAGAGGCAGACTACAGTGCCTTTGGTACAGACACCCTCATCAAGAAGAAGAATGTTCTCACCAACGTGTTGCGGCCCGACAACCACAGAAAAAAGCCGCACATAGTCATTAGCCTGCCCCAGGACTTCCGGCCTGTGTCTTCCATCATCGACGTGGACATTCTCCCGGAAACACACCGCCGGGTGCGTCTCTACAAGTACGGCACAGAGAAACCGCTGGGCTTCTACATCCGGGACGGGGCCAGCGTCCGGGTGACCCCGCATGGCCTGGAGAAGGTCCCGGGCATCTTCATCTCCAGACTCGTGCCGGGGGGCCTGGCTCAGAGCACGGGGCTGCTGGCTGTCAACGACGAAGTCCTGGAGGTGAACGGCATTGAAGTATCCGGGAAGAGCCTTGACCAGGTCACCGACATGATGATCGCCAACAGCCGCAACCTCATCATCACGGTGCGGCCGGCCAACCAGAGGAACAACGTCGTCCGGAATAGTCGGACTTCGGGCAGCTCCGGCCAGTCGACCGACAACAGCCTCCCCAGCTGCGCGCCGCCACCGGAGCCCAGcctggagctgggggaggaggacagCGACGATGACGACATCGTCATCGAGGACAGCGGGGAGCCGCGGCAGATCCCCAGGGCCGCGCCCAGCGCCGAGAGCCTCGAGTCGCTCACGCAGGTAGAACTCAGTTTCGAGTCTGGGCAGAACGGTTTCATCCCTGCTAACGAGGTGAGCTTACCACCGGTAGCAAGTGGCGCCCGCACCGAGTTCGAAACGAGTGCTCCAGACCagaaactcttagaggaagatGGAACAGTCATCACACTCTGA